One window of Scheffersomyces stipitis CBS 6054 chromosome 1, whole genome shotgun sequence genomic DNA carries:
- the MDHM gene encoding NAD-dependent malate dehydrogenase (Malate dehydrogenase, mitochondrial precursor): MVKVAVLGAAGGIGQPLSLLLKLNPNVDELSLFDVVNVPGVGADLSHINSDSTTQAFVPSSKEDKTALASALKDSDLVIIPAGIPRKPGMTRDDLFNINASIIKGLAEGIAESAPKAFVLVISNPVNSTVPIVAETLKQKGVYDPARLFGVTTLDIVRANTFISQLYPKESKPSDFNINVIGGHSGETIVPLYSLTNSKSYYNKLSADQKKELIRRVQFGGDEVVQAKNGAGSATLSMAYAGYRLAESILKSFTSSEEIVECTYLNLDSSIKGADEAKKLVDGLDFFSLPVVLSKNGIAAVKYDILNQISDEEKQLLVVAKDQLAKNIAKGVEFATK; the protein is encoded by the coding sequence ATGGTTAAGGTCGCTGTTTTAGGTGCTGCCGGTGGTATCGGTCAGCCATTGTCgcttttgttgaagttaaATCCCAACGTTGACGAGTTGTCGTTGTTTGATGTCGTCAATGTCCCAGGTGTCGGTGCCGACTTGTCCCACATAAACTCGGACTCCACCACCCAAGCTTTCGTGCCTTCTTCTAAGGAAGACAAGACCGCTTTGGCTTCTGCCTTGAAGGACTCGGACTTGGTCATCATCCCAGCAGGTATCCCAAGAAAGCCAGGCATGACCAGAGAcgacttgttcaacatcaaTGCCTCCATCATCAAGGGCTTGGCCGAAGGAATTGCTGAATCGGCACCAAAGGCCTTTGTGTTGGTTATCTCTAACCCTGTAAACTCCACCGTGCCAATTGTCGCTGAAACCTTGAAGCAAAAGGGTGTCTACGACCCAGCCAGATTGTTTGGTGTCACCACCTTGGACATCGTCAGAGCCAACACCTTCATCTCGCAATTGTACCCTAAGGAATCTAAGCCTTCtgacttcaacatcaacgTGATTGGTGGCCACTCCGGTGAAACCATTGTGCCATTGTACTCGCTCACCAACTCCAAGTCGTactacaacaagttgtctgCAGACcaaaagaaggaattgatcCGCAGAGTGCAATTTGGTGGTGACGAAGTCGTCCAAGCTAAGAATGGTGCTGGTTCCGCCACATTGTCTATGGCTTACGCTGGTTACAGATTGGCTGAATCcatcttgaagtcgttCACCTCTTCTGAGGAAATTGTCGAATGCACctacttgaacttggattCGTCCATCAAGGGCGCCGATgaagccaagaagttggttgACGGcttggacttcttctccttgCCTGTTGTCTTGTCCAAGAACGGTATTGCTGCTGTTAAGTACGACATCTTGAACCAGATCAGTGACGAAGAAAAGCAATTGTTGGTTGTCGCCAAGGATCAATTGGCTAAGAACATCGCCAAGGGTGTTGAGTTCGCTACCAAGTAA
- a CDS encoding chromosome region maintenance protein 1 codes for MESVLDFSKELDIALFDQIVDSFYKGSGADQKNAQAILNQFQENPESWKRADQILSSSNNAQSKYIALSCLNKLIQYRWKTIPENERIGIRNFIVNMIITLCDNEEVFETQRALINKIDLTLVSILKQEWPHNWPQFIPEIVLSSRSSFNVCENNMIILKLLSEEVFDYSQDQLTQAKAQALKTSMRAEFEEIFKLCYEVLDKTSKPSLITSTLNALLKYIHWIPSNYIFQTNLLDLLSTKFLAPADTRAIALKCLTEVASLQSPGNEEKFVLLFKNSMEQIYNIIPTTTNLKESYQVASSNDQSFLQDLAMFLCTFLGNHLIPLEQNDSLRDLLLNSLFYLLELSRIEERELFKTCLDFWSSFVHELFIEIQNLPKSELTPMLQLQYGSTLKTSGGAPDPAALAKFPLRQHKYAKILSKLRLVIIENMVRPEEVLVVENDEGEIVREFVKESDTIQLYKSMREVLVYLTHLNVVDTEQIMSEKLARQIDESEWSWQNINTLCWAIGSISGTMNEDMEKRFLVSVIKDLLSLTEMKRGKDNKAVVASNIMYIVGQYPRFLKAHWKFLKTVVNKLFEFMHETHEGVQDMACDTFIKITTKCKKHFVAVQQQEREAFINEIIRNIQSITEDLQPQQVHTFYEACGIIVSAQTQKDARDKLLGELMALPNMAWSSIIQQAGQDPQLLTNTDTVKIIANIIKTNVAVCKALGPGFYSQLGLMYVDMLSLYKAVSSMISDSVAKDGLIATKTPKVRGLRTIKKEILKMIETYINQADNLEEIVRDLAQPLFAAVLEDYSSNVPDARDAEVLNCMTALVSKVGHMIPEGVVLILQNIFECTLDMIKNDFVEYPEHRVEFYKLLKEINSKSFQALLQLSGDAFQSLINAALWAFKHNNRDVEDNGLSLTLELIENVEKLGDTPFTKAFYTNFYFQILSDTLYVFTQPDHKAGFRYQSQLLAQLIHLVQDDVIKYPLYTSEQAPEGTSNSAYLKQYLAQLLASAFQNLQKEQLVNFLQVLTTVYNDIYKFKATLRDFLVQLKEFGGDPTDYLFAEDKEIERQEQNRLQRQKDLQVGGLIKPSEMDDDEL; via the coding sequence atggaatctGTTCTCGACTTCTCGAAGGAGCTAGATATCGCTCTCTTCGACCAGATCGTCGATTCCTTCTACAAGGGCTCTGGAGCTGATCAGAAAAATGCCCAGGCCATCTTGAACCAGTTCCAGGAAAACCCAGAGTCCTGGAAACGTGCTGATCagattctttcttcgtctaACAATGCTCAGTCTAAGTACATTGCCTTGTCGTGTTTGAATAAGTTGATCCAATATCGGTGGAAAACAATCCCCGAAAACGAACGTATCGGAATCAGAAACTTCATTGTCAATATGATCATTACTTTATGTGACAACGAAGAGGTTTTTGAAACTCAGCGTGCCTTGATTAACAAGATCGATTTAACATTGGTTTCCATCTTGAAACAGGAATGGCCACACAACTGGCCCCAGTTCATCCCGGAAATCGTTTTGAGCTCACGCTCCAGTTTCAACGTCTGTGAAAATAACATGATAATCCTTAAGTTGTTGAGTGAAGAAGTCTTTGACTACAGTCAAGACCAGTTGACTCAAGCTAAGGCTCAAGCCTTGAAAACGTCTATGAGAGCCGAATTcgaagaaatcttcaaattgtgTTACGAAGTGTTAGACAAAACCTCTAAACCATCATTGATCACCTCTACTTTGAATgcgttgttgaagtataTCCACTGGATTCCTTCTAACTACATCTTCCAAACTAACTTGTTGGATTTGCTTTCCACCAAGTTCTTGGCTCCAGCCGATACCAGAGCGATTGCCCTTAAATGTTTGACGGAAGTGGCCAGTTTACAATCGCCAggaaacgaagaaaaaTTCGTCTTGTTATTCAAGAACTCCATGGAGcaaatctacaatatcATACCTACCACTACAAACTTGAAAGAATCGTACCAAGTAGCCAGTTCCAACGATCAGTCGTTCTTACAAGATTTGGCCATGTTCTTGTGCACCTTCTTGGGAAACCACTTGATACCATTAGAGCAAAATGACTCTTTAAGGGACTTGTTATTAAATTCATTATTTTATTTGCTAGAGTTGTcgagaattgaagaacgagaattgttcaagaccTGTTTAGACTTCTGGAGTTCGTTTGTTCATGAATTATTTATTGAGATACAAAACTTACCCAAGTCGGAATTGACTCCAATGTTACAACTCCAATACGGTAGTACATTAAAGACTTCTGGTGGAGCTCCAGATCCAGCAGCCTTAGCCAAGTTCCCATTGAGACAACACAAGTACGCCAAaatcttgtccaagttgagaTTAGTAATTATTGAGAACATGGTCAGaccagaagaagtcttAGTTGTGGAAAATGACGAAGGTGAGATTGTCCGTGAATTCGTCAAAGAGAGTGATACGATCCAATTGTACAAATCTATGAGAGAAGTTTTGGTTTATTTGACCCATTTGAATGTTGTTGACACTGAACAGATCATGAGCGAAAAGTTAGCAAGACAAATCGATGAAAGCGAATGGTCTTGGCAAAACATCAATACCTTGTGTTGGGCTATTGGTTCCATTTCGGGTACAATGAATGAAGATATGGAAAAGAGATTCTTGGTCTCTGTGATCAAAGATTTATTGTCGTTGACCGAAATGAAAAGAGGTAAAGACAACAAGGCAGTCGTAGCTTCTAACATTATGTATATTGTTGGTCAATACCCTCGTTTTTTGAAAGCCCACTGGAAGTTCTTAAAGACAGTTGTCAACAAATTGTTTGAATTCATGCACGAAACCCACGAAGGTGTGCAAGACATGGCTTGTGATACTTTTATCAAGATCACCACCAAATGTAAGAAGCATTTCGTGGCAGTACAACAACAGGAGCGTGAAGCATTCATCAATGAAATTATCCGCAACATCCAATCTATCACAGAAGATTTACAACCTCAACAAGTTCACACATTCTACGAAGCTTGTGGTATTATTGTCAGTGCTCAAACACAGAAAGATGCCAGAGACAAATTGTTAGGAGAGTTGATGGCATTGCCTAATATGGCTTGGAGCTCTATTATTCAACAGGCTGGACAAGACCCACAATTATTGACTAATACTGATACCGTCAAGATCATTGccaacatcatcaagacTAACGTCGCTGTCTGCAAGGCATTGGGACCTGGATTCTACTCACAATTGGGATTGATGTACGTGGATATGTTGTCCTTGTACAAGGCAGTTTCGTCCATGATTTCAGACTCCGTAGCAAAGGACGGATTGATTGCTACCAAGACGCCAAAGGTAAGAGGTTTGAGAaccatcaagaaggaaattttgaagatgattgAAACCTATATCAATCAGGCagacaacttggaagaaattgttCGCGACTTGGCCCAGCCATTGTTTGCTGCAGTTTTGGAAGACTACAGTAGCAACGTTCCTGATGCAAGAGACGCTGAAGTGTTGAACTGTATGACGGCACTTGTTTCCAAGGTTGGCCATATGATTCCAGAAGGTGTTGTTCTTATTTTACAAAACATTTTTGAATGTACATTGGATATGATCAAGAatgattttgttgaatacCCAGAACACAGAGTAGAGTTctacaagttgttgaaggaaatcaaCTCCAAGTCATTCCAAGCTTTGCTTCAATTATCAGGTGATGCTTTCCAATCGCTAATCAATGCAGCATTGTGGGCATTTAAACACAACAATCGTGACGTCGAAGACAACGGTTTATCATTGACATTGGAGTTGATTGAAAATGTCGAAAAATTGGGTGATACTCCTTTCACAAAGGCATTTTACAcaaacttctacttccaaaTCTTGTCTGATACACTTTACGTCTTTACTCAACCTGACCACAAGGCCGGATTTAGATATCAATCACAATTATTGGCTCAATTGATCCATCTTGTCCAGGATGATGTGATTAAGTACCCTTTGTACACCTCTGAACAAGCCCCCGAAGGTACTTCTAATTCTGCATACTTGAAGCAATACCTTGCACAACTTTTAGCATCTGCATTTCAAAACTTGCAGAAGGAGCAATTGGTcaacttccttcaagttttgACGACAGTCTACAATGACATATATAAATTCAAGGCTACTTTGAGAGACTTCTTGGTGCAATTGAAGGAATTCGGAGGTGACCCAACAGACTACTTGTTTGCTGAAGATAAAGAGATCGAAAGACAAGAGCAAAATAGACTTCAAAGACAGAAAGATTTGCAAGTCGGTGGGTTGATCAAACCATCCGAAATGGACGACGATGAATTATAG